The Lycium barbarum isolate Lr01 chromosome 10, ASM1917538v2, whole genome shotgun sequence genome includes a region encoding these proteins:
- the LOC132614833 gene encoding haloacid dehalogenase-like hydrolase domain-containing protein At4g39970 isoform X1, with translation MASITFLLSPPKPHNSLFFSPLFTTLGKTCSSYSFTTKSLSVSASSRALEALIFDCDGVILESEHLHRQAYNDAFTHFNVRCPSSDHDHDGLLNWSLEFYDVLQNQIGGGKPKMRWYFKEHGWPTSTIFQNPPEDDNDRAKLIDTLQDWKTERYKQIIKSGTVKPRPGVLRLMDEAKAAGKMLAVCSAATKSSVILCLENLIGLDRFHGLDCFLAGDDVKEKKPDPSIYITAAKKLGVSESNCLVVEDSVIGLQAATGAGMSCVITYTSSTADQDFKEAIAIYPDLSDVRFNDLESLLQDVVVTK, from the exons ATGGCTTCCATTACCTTTCTTCTCTCTCCACCAAAGCCACACAATTCACTATTCTTCTCTCCTTTATTTACAACACTTGGAAAAACTTGTTCGTCCTATTCTTTCACGACGAAATCGCTATCAGTTTCAGCTTCTTCGAGAGCATTAGAAGCATTGATATTTGATTGTGATGGCGTTATATTGGAATCAGAACACCTTCATCGACAAGCTTATAACGATGCTTTCACTCATTTCAATGTGCGTTGCCCTTCTTCTGATCATGATCATGATGGATTGCTCAATTGGAGCCTCGAGTTCTATGATGTGTTGCAGAATCAAATTGGTGGTGGCAAACCCAAAATGCGATG GTATTTTAAGGAACATGGATGGCCAACTTCGACAATCTTTCAGAATCCTCCGGAGGATGACAACGATAGAGCTAAGCTCATTGATACTCTTCAA GATTGGAAGACTGAGAGGTACAAACAGATAATCAAATCCGGAACT GTTAAGCCGAGACCAGGAGTTTTAAGATTGATGGATGAAGCCAAAGCTGCA GGCAAGATGCTCGCTGTCTGCTCTGCTGCAACCAAAAGTTCAGTTATACTGTGTCTTGAGAATCTTATAGGACTT GATCGGTTCCATGGTCTTGATTGCTTCCTTGCAG GTGATGACGTGAAAGAAAAAAAGCCTGATCCTTCAATATACATTACAGCTGCCAAG AAACTTGGCGTCTCGGAAAGCAATTGTTTGGTGGTGGAGGATAGTGTCATCGGGCTACAG GCAGCAACTGGTGCTGGAATGTCGTGTGTGATAACTTACACTTCATCTACTGCGGATCAG GATTTCAAAGAAGCCATAGCAATCTATCCTGACTTGAGTGATGTTAg ATTTAATGATTTAGAGTCACTTCTTCAAGATGTTGTGGTAACAAAGTAG
- the LOC132614833 gene encoding haloacid dehalogenase-like hydrolase domain-containing protein At4g39970 isoform X2, translating into MASITFLLSPPKPHNSLFFSPLFTTLGKTCSSYSFTTKSLSVSASSRALEALIFDCDGVILESEHLHRQAYNDAFTHFNVRCPSSDHDHDGLLNWSLEFYDVLQNQIGGGKPKMRWYFKEHGWPTSTIFQNPPEDDNDRAKLIDTLQDWKTERYKQIIKSGTVKPRPGVLRLMDEAKAAGKMLAVCSAATKSSVILCLENLIGLDRFHGLDCFLAGDDVKEKKPDPSIYITAAKKLGVSESNCLVVEDSVIGLQAATGAGMSCVITYTSSTADQI; encoded by the exons ATGGCTTCCATTACCTTTCTTCTCTCTCCACCAAAGCCACACAATTCACTATTCTTCTCTCCTTTATTTACAACACTTGGAAAAACTTGTTCGTCCTATTCTTTCACGACGAAATCGCTATCAGTTTCAGCTTCTTCGAGAGCATTAGAAGCATTGATATTTGATTGTGATGGCGTTATATTGGAATCAGAACACCTTCATCGACAAGCTTATAACGATGCTTTCACTCATTTCAATGTGCGTTGCCCTTCTTCTGATCATGATCATGATGGATTGCTCAATTGGAGCCTCGAGTTCTATGATGTGTTGCAGAATCAAATTGGTGGTGGCAAACCCAAAATGCGATG GTATTTTAAGGAACATGGATGGCCAACTTCGACAATCTTTCAGAATCCTCCGGAGGATGACAACGATAGAGCTAAGCTCATTGATACTCTTCAA GATTGGAAGACTGAGAGGTACAAACAGATAATCAAATCCGGAACT GTTAAGCCGAGACCAGGAGTTTTAAGATTGATGGATGAAGCCAAAGCTGCA GGCAAGATGCTCGCTGTCTGCTCTGCTGCAACCAAAAGTTCAGTTATACTGTGTCTTGAGAATCTTATAGGACTT GATCGGTTCCATGGTCTTGATTGCTTCCTTGCAG GTGATGACGTGAAAGAAAAAAAGCCTGATCCTTCAATATACATTACAGCTGCCAAG AAACTTGGCGTCTCGGAAAGCAATTGTTTGGTGGTGGAGGATAGTGTCATCGGGCTACAG GCAGCAACTGGTGCTGGAATGTCGTGTGTGATAACTTACACTTCATCTACTGCGGATCAG ATTTAA
- the LOC132612655 gene encoding BTB/POZ domain-containing protein At5g17580-like, producing the protein MYILNKNLPAKDIAGWWKPFTLNQRFGELLAARSAKLAALLKENPEDDLSHLLGEIPTDSKTFELVARFCYGFDINLSPENVIKVLCLAHYLGMSEIHSTNNLAKKACFYFQNNILPSWNMCIKALKSAETILQQAADLSLVDACAESIITKVLHDPGLLGEPIRNVTTTDDDSENDENPYKPNVRRRLFVLDWKSEDVTLLSIALYEPIIRAMVHRKVPLEYVVSSLFQYLNKWVFPSTKGEDDPSTYEMNSQREIIEAVERVLPQEKGLIPCSLLSQMLQSAIILEANTDCKSGLEIRIGKQLDQATVKDLLIPAQGYAKEEQYDTESVKRILKNFYSNYSSTDTSGLIVVAELVDDFLAEVASDIDLKLNTFLELAELSQAASGGTNRNSDGMYRAIDIYLDKHRYLTDWEREEVCRVLECSKMSPEACEHASQNEKLPVRVMVQILFSVQLKLKDTVAKRIQRGSDNRLLKLNEDEEDASGNSSSEEEILKAEMEKMGSKVMDLEKECDMMRREIQRGSYQHKIQKGKTSMWKEMKRKLGCMTSMHETNCHVKKKKVHPR; encoded by the exons ATGTACATCTTGAACAAAAATTTACCAGCAAAGGATATAGCTGGATGGTGGAAGCCTTTCACTCTTAACCAGAGGTTTGGA GAACTTTTGGCTGCAAGATCTGCAAAGCTAGCTGCGTTGCTGAAAGAGAATCCTGAAGATGACCTTTCTCATTTGCTAGGAGAAATTCCCACTGATTCTAAAACTTTTGAGCTGGTAGCAAGGTTCTGCTATGGCTTTGACATAAACCTATCACCTGAAAATGTTATTAAAGTCCTTTGCCTTGCTCACTATCTTGGAATGTCCGAGATTCACAGCACCAACAACCTCGCGAAGAAGGCTTGTTTCTATTTTCAAAATAATATCCTTCCTAGCTGGAACATGTGCATTAAAGCCCTCAAATCTGCAGAAACCATTCTTCAACAAGCCGCGGATCTTTCCCTGGTTGATGCCTGTGCAGAGTCCATTATCACCAAAGTACTGCATGATCCAGGTCTTCTTGGAGAACCCATTAGGAATGTAACAACAACGGATGATGACAGTGAGAACGATGAAAATCCCTATAAGCCAAATGTGAGGAGGAGGCTCTTTGTTCTTGACTGGAAATCAGAGGACGTGACGCTACTTTCCATTGCTCTCTACGAGCCTATTATTCGTGCAATGGTTCATCGGAAAGTACCACTGGAATACGTGGTATCATCTCTGTTTCAATATCTCAATAAATGGGTTTTTCCGAGCACTAAAGGAGAAGATGATCCATCAACTTATGAGATGAATTCTCAGAGAGAAATCATTGAGGCGGTGGAGAGAGTGTTGCCTCAAGAAAAGGGGCTGATCCCTTGTTCTTTGCTCTCTCAAATGCTGCAATCCGCAATAATCTTGGAAGCTAATACTGACTGCAAAAGTGGATTGGAAATTAGAATAGGAAAGCAACTAGACCAGGCAACTGTCAAGGACCTCTTAATACCTGCACAAGGATATGCTAAAGAAGAACAGTATGACACTGAAAGTGTGAAAAGGATATTGAAGAATTTCTACAGCAATTACTCAAGCACGGATACATCTGGCCTAATTGTGGTGGCAGAACTTGTTGATGATTTCTTAGCTGAGGTTGCTAGTGACATAGATTTGAAGTTGAACACGTTCTTAGAACTAGCAGAGTTATCACAAGCAGCATCAGGTGGAACTAATAGAAATTCTGATGGAATGTATAGAGCAATTGATATATACTTAGACAAGCACAGATATCTAACTGACTGGGAAAGGGAGGAAGTTTGCAGGGTGTTGGAGTGCAGCAAAATGTCGCCTGAAGCCTGTGAGCATGCTTCACAGAACGAAAAGCTACCAGTTCGAGTAATGGTACAGATTTTATTTTCTGTGCAGTTGAAGTTGAAGGATACTGTGGCTAAGAGGATTCAAAGGGGTTCTGATAACCGATTGTTGAAGCTGAACGAAGATGAGGAAGATGCAAGCGGGAATAGCAGCAGTGAAGAGGAAATATTGAAAGCAGAGATGGAAAAGATGGGAAGCAAGGTGATGGATCTGGAGAAAGAATGTGATATGATGAGAAGGGAAATTCAGAGAGGTAGTTACCAGCATAAGATTCAAAAGGGGAAAACAAGCATGTGGAAAGAAATGAAGAGGAAGCTTGGTTGCATGACAAGCATGCATGAGACAAATTGCCAcgtgaaaaagaaaaaagtgcATCCAAGATAG
- the LOC132614024 gene encoding uncharacterized protein LOC132614024 — protein MAKCCSFTASRNKCFKYSFSNSGLKSSTKDLGDGTIMHCWIPKTHKEKKPILILIHGIGANAMWQWSEFITPLSSRSNLYVPDLLFFGESYTTRPERTEHFQCQCVMRTMEGYGVRKMIVVGLSYGGFVGYTMATQFPEAVEKVVLGCSGVCLEEKDMENGMFQVKSVDEAVSNLLPHSPEKLRQLIKLSFYKPAKNVPSCFLNDFIDVMCTVNHQERKELIETLYNNRNFTDLPKITQLTLIIWGEYDQIFPLELSNRLNRHLGENAQLAIIKDAGHAINMEKPKELYKHLKSFLLESHPHILSRTVMAIATN, from the exons ATGGCCAAGTGTTGCAGCTTTACTGCATCAAGAAACAAGTGCTTCAAATACTCTTTTTCAAATTCAGGCTTAAAATCTTCCACAAAAGATTTAGGTGATGGCACTATTATGCATTGCTGGATACCAAAAACACACAAAGAAAAAAAGCCCATTTTGATTCTCATTCATGGTATTGGAGCCAATGCTATGTGGCAATGGAGTGAATTCATCACACCCTTATCATCAAGATCCAATCTTTATGTCCCTGACTTGTTGTTTTTTGGTGAATCTTATACTACTAGACCTGAAAGAACTGAACATTTTCAGTGTCAGTGTGTTATGAGGACTATGGAAGGTTATGGGGTTAGGAAAATGATAGTTGTGGGGTTGAGTTATGGTGGTTTTGTAGGGTATACTATGGCTACTCAGTTCCCTGAGGCAGTGGAAAAAGTGGTTTTAGGATGTTCTGGTGTTTGTCTTGAGGAAAAAGATATGGAGAATGGGATGTTTCAAGTGAAGAGTGTAGATGAAGCTGTTTCAAATTTGTTGCCACACAGTCCTGAGAAGTTGAGGCAGTTGATAAAATTGTCTTTTTATAAGCCTGCCAAGAATGTTCCTTCTTGTTTCCTCAATGATTTTATCGAT GTAATGTGCACAgttaatcatcaagaaagaaaggAGTTGATAGAAACATTATACAACAACAGAAACTTCACTGATCTTCCTAAGATTACTCAG CTCACATTGATAATATGGGGAGAATATGATCAGATATTCCCACTGGAATTGTCTAACAGATTAAACAG GCATTTAGGCGAGAATGCCCAACTCGCGATAATAAAGGATGCAGGGCATGCAATTAACATGGAGAAACCGAAGGAGCTTTACAAACACTTGAAGTCATTCCTTCTTGAGTCTCACCCTCATATACTAAGCCGGACAGTAATGGCAATAGCGACAAACTAG